The genome window GTATTGCCACATGCACCGACTAGCCTGGCCCTGTCCAACATCGAGGCCTTCTCGGTGGTCCTGCAATTCACACCCGGCTTTGATGGCAACTCGAGCATCACCAAGTGGAAGGTCGAGGCACAAACGGCACGCAACATGACCTGGTTTACCATCTGTGAGATCAGTGATCCCGATGCCGAGACCTTGACGGTAACCGGTCTCATGCCCTTTACCCAATACCGTCTCCGGTTGAGCGCTACGAATGTCGTTGGCAGTTCACGTCCCTCGGAGGCGACCAAGGACTTTCAGACGATTCAGGCCCGACCGATGCACGCACCCTTCAATGTCACCGTGCGAGCGATGAGTGCCCAACAGTTGCGGGTACGTTGGATCCCTCTACAGCAGACCGAGTGGTTTGGCAATCCTCGGGGCTACAACATCAGCTATCGTCAGATGGAGAGAATTGCGGGGACGATTAAAAGTGCACCGCGAAGTGTATTCATTGATGATCATACGGCCAATTCGCATGTGCTAGAATCTCTCGAAGAATGGACCCTATTTGAGGTGCTGATGTTTGCCTGCAACGATGTGGGATGCTCACGGGCCAGCAATCCGGCGGAGGAGCGTACCAGGGAGGCGACACCCAGCTACGGACCGTTGGACGTCCAGGCGAATGCCACATCCTCGACAACCGTTGTGGTGCGTTGGGGTGAGGTGCCGCGTCAGCATCGCAATGGTCAAATCGAAGGGTTTAAGGTTTTCTATGCTGCCACAGATCGTCCAAACGCCGCACCCGTTCTTCACAAGACCATACCGAATAATAGCTCCTTCACCACAACGCTGACGGAGCTCCAGAAGTACGTTGTCTATCATGTCCAGGTGCTGGCCTACACAAGATTGGGCGATGGCGCTCTGAGCACTCCACCGATACGTGTCCAGACGTTTGAGGATACACCGGGTGCTCCATCGAATGTTAGCTTCCCGGATGTGACATTCTCGATGGCTCGCATCATTTGGGATGTACCCGAGGATCCGAATGGCGATATAAACGCCTACCAGGTCACCTACACTCTCAATGGCAGCGCCAATCTCAACTATAGTCGCGAATTTCCACACACCGATCGGACATTCCGGGCGACAAATCTTCTGCCCGAGCGTTATTACAGCTTCAGTGTGACGGCTCAGACGCATCTCGGATGGGGCAAGACGGCAACGGTGCTGGTctacaccaccaacaacaggGATCGTCCGCAAGCGCCGTCGGTGCCACAAGTCTCACGCAGTCAGATCCAGGCACATCAGATCACCTTCAGCTGGACGCCAGGACGGGATGGCTTTGCTCCCTTGCGGTATTATACCGTTCAGATGCGCGAGAACGAGGGACCCTGGCAGCCGCTACGGGAGCGTGTAGATCCCTCGCTGAGTTCCTACACGGCATTGGGACTGCGACCGCACACAACATATCAGTTCCGCATCCAGGCGACCAATGACCTGGGCCCATCGGCATTCAGTCGGGAGAGCATTGTGGTGCGCACATTGCCCGCTGCGCCCGCTGTGGGAGTGGGAGGATTAAAGGTCGTTCCCATCACGACGACCTCGGTGCGCGTTCATTGGAACGCCTTGGAGACGGGCATGTGGAATGGAGATGCGGCAACTGGAGGCTATCGCATCCTGTACCAACAGCTCTCGGACTTTCCCACCGCACTGCAGTCGACGCCCAAGACGGACGTCATGGGCATCAATGTGAACAGTGTGGTGTTATCGGATCTTCAGCAGGATCGCAACTATGAGATTGTTGTGCTGCCATTCAATTCCCAGGGACCCGGACCAGCTACTCCGCCCGCTGCTGTCTACGTGGGTGAAGCAGTGCCAACGGGAGAACCACGTGCCGTCGATGCGGCTCCCATCTCGAGCACCGAGGTGCGTCTACGCTGGAAGCCGCCCAAGCAGAGCATGCAAAATGGCGACATTCTCGGCTACAAGATCTTCTATCTGGTCACGTATTCCCCGCAAGCTCTCGAAGTCGGTCGCAAGTGGGAGGAGGAGATTGAGGTTGTCTCCGCCACAGCCACTTCGCATAGTCTCGTCTTTCTCGACAAGTACACAGAATATCGCATCCAGCTGCTGGCCTTTAATCCCGCCGGAGATGGACCTCGCTCAGCTCCTGTTACGGTCAAGACACTTCAGGGTGTTCCTAGTGCTCCCCTCAATCTGAGATTCTCCGACATCACGATGCAGAGCCTGGAGGTCACCTGGGATCCGCCCAAGTTCCTCAATGGCGAAATACTTGGCTATCTGGTGACCTATGAGACCACCGAGGAAAACGAGAGTAAGTACTAAACATGGCTGCAAGAATTTGTAGGGTCCAAATTATAGCAATCAATATTTGCTGATATTGTTGAAGAGCtcacactgaaaaaaaagaccaagttctaaaatcaagaacgttcatcttaaatattttgttcttaatataagattaatttaagaccaaattactaaaactaagattattaatctaaaaagtcttaaaatcttaatataaaaataaaaatcttaaattgttaggagaatataaatatgtactaaattcgtatcaaacaaatggtggccctgtggtggttagagaaaccgctcgtaacatattaaaatatcatttaaaaaattactaaaacagaataaaatgtatgtaaatcaaaattaaaaaaaaaaattcttaatttaaaaaataatatttaatttattgcatttttttttaattttaattttaagaacatttattcttataataagaacttggtcttattaaaaatgttcttaaaatcaaaatgtgttctcttaattcaagaatttgatgttctcgacgcattttttagaccaaaaatcttagttctgagactaaaatcttgattttagaaaattttttttatctgtgcACTTGCACAGTTTGGCTGTCCACTTCtgctttaaaatattagcAATTTTTAGCtaagcattttatttgcatatggTTTAATATTTAAGGTTTGCAGCCTTACATACTTATCTAGGGAAAATAACTAATTTTCTGCCACTTCTTCACAGAGTTCAGCAAGCAGGTGAAGCAGAAGGTATCGAATACGACGCTACGTGTCCAAAATTTGGAAGAGGAGGTTACCTACACTTTTACAGTGCGTGCCCAGACAATTGACTATGGGCCGGCGGTGAGTGAGAATGTGACGACGGGACCACAGGATGGTTCTCCAGTTGCACCACGTGATCTCATACTTAGCAAGACGCTGTCCAGCGTTGAAATGCACTGGATTAATGGACCCTCTGGTCGTGGTCCCATTCTCGGCTATCTTATCGAGGCGAAAAAGCGCGGTAAGTCATCATATTTCCGCTCAATTTTTGGAAATCTTTAATTCTGGGTCTGGTTCTCTCTATatctttctctattttttatttttctttcgatttatatactttatttgaaatgtaattttgatGATCTGGTTCCAAATTTATGAAACTTTTCcgtataccaaaaaaaaaacacactctTTAACAACATTTCTGTAACTGCTTGCGTAGAAAAAGGAGAACCTTCATTTGTGTGTAAGTATTACGCAGTCGCAGTCTAGAATTTTAAGTCTTATAATCATTTTCTAATCAATATAACCCCACATCATATTCAAGTTATATGGATGGCTTAATAATAGATTATTATGcttagttttattttcgtttgttGAAATAggaaatttacaaattaaaatgttactAACGTAGAAATTCcgatttttaaagtttagtATGCACGTATTGTATAAGgatatattaactttaaattttttttatcgctaAACCTTCACAATTTTgatccttttttttgtttcaatgacTCATTGTTTgactatttgaatttttaatttataatttgtgtagTTATTTAGTTCAGTATTAATGCTATACTTAAGCTTTTTAAGTACTATAATAAACAGCATAGCTTAATTAATATACCAAGAATGAGGgaacaaatatgtaaaaaatagtttacacatatttaaaataaaatttgcaaaattataaatttattcatgAGCTCACAAAACATGGAGTAAAAGTAAATGTTTTCAAACAAACTAGAATTCTTTGTTCTAATTTCTTTACTTAACAATTCGCAGATGATTCGCGCTGGACGAAAATCGAGCAGACAAAAAAGGGAACTATGCAGGACTTTACGGTTAGCTATCACATTCTGATGCCATCGACAGCGTACACATTCCGTGTGATTGCCTACAATCGGTATGGAATCTCGTTTCCTGTCTACTCCAAGGACTCGATATTGACACCATCGAAATTGCATCTGGAGTATGGATATCTGCAGCACAAACCGTTCTACAGGCAAACCTGGTTCATGGTCTCCTTGGCGGCCACATCGATAGTCATCATTGTCATGGTCATCGCTGTGCTCTGTGTGAAAAGCAAAAGCTACAAGTACAAACGtaagttaaatgcattaaatcgATGTAAGTCTGTTACAAATGCACATTTATGAAAAAGCcaggaaaattatttaaataaacaataatagtaaagataaaaaaattatatatatacacaaaaaaaatatatattagtacatttttaataaataacaataaattcaaatacgtACAGTATTAAAATAGGGAAAATGTCGcttcaaataaaagttgaattccAGTTAATCTTGATGCATTTGTTATAATGAGTTGTAATATCCTTGTAGCACTGTTTAGAAAATTAGAGAACTAATAAATTTGTCCTGCAGAGGAGGCACAGAAAACGTTGGAGGAGTCGATGGCCATGTCGATTGATGAACGTCAGGAGTTGGCATTGGAGTTATATCGTTCCCGTCATGGTGTTGGCACGGGCACATTGAACAGTGTGGGCACCTTGCGCAGCGGCACTCTGGGCACACTGGGCAGAAAGTCGACCAATCGTCCGCCAACAAATTTACAACTGGGCAAGAGTCCTCCACGTCCATCACCTGCCTCGGTGGCCTATCACAGCGATGAGGAGAGTCTCAAATGTTACGATGAGAATCCTGACGACAGCAGCGTGACCGAGAAGCCATCCGAAGTGAGCAGTTCAGAGGCATCTCAGGTAAGTGTTGTGTTTagaaaaacaaactgaaaaaaacTATTACCTCGACGTATTTACAATGTTAAATCTCTTGCAGCATTCGGAAAGCGAGAATGAGAGTGTGCGCAGCGATCCGCATTCATTTGTGAATCATTATGCCAATGTGAATGACTCGTTGCGACAGTCGTGGAAGAAGACAAAGCCGGTACGCAACTATTCCAGCTACACGGACTCCGAGCCGGAGGGCAGCGCAGTGATGAGCCTCAATGGTGGCCAGATTATTGTCAATAATATGGCCAGATCGAGGGCGCCACTGCCCGGCTTCTCGTCATTTGTCTGACAATCAACCGAGTTCTAAGATCTAagcaacagtagcagcagcaccGTCATAAGGGAGACTTTCGTCTGAATCCTCCCTCCCTCCCATCTTTCTCAATCTTTTGACTGCATCCGGAAATGAGAAGAAGATCCCATTCAGTGTGTGGAGAGTATGACGTATGTttgactgttgctgctgcgctgctttgcttttaaatgGACAATTAGTTATAGTAGCTCTATCTATACCTACGATTAATCTTATTTATAGTTTCTAGAACGAGAGATCTGAGATTTTTAAACAGCATTTAATTATCAAATGTTCCACTGACCCGACCCAGCCCCAATtaattattagaaatattattaaacaaatacggcttttttttaaaattgttttatacatTAAGTAACTTATTACCCATTTGTTTATTCCACTTACGTCCGTTGTCTGACACGCCCACTAACACTACTTAGCTCGTAACTGGCATttatcaaaagcaaaaacttgtGATACGTAAATTTTTGCTTGACTTGTGTTCAATGTGTGTGAATTATGATTTGATAGATGTGAATGATTTTCTCCCCTTTCTCCTAATTAGCCTTGCGCGCAAtctcattatatttaatatattaaactatattttatgAGACAACGACTTAACTCGCAAGATAGgcaaacaatatatttatttcatttagtttttcgttgtctttgatttaatttataaattttgaaatataatatgaaGCGAAGGCAAATATAACTGATGCAATCAGTTGACGAATGCAAAAAGCAAAgagcaaaaacagaaaacagaacaaagaaatatgaaaacaaagacgaaaaaaaaatagttaagaataacaaaagaaaaactgagGAAAACAATTAGCATATCCCCACAGTGAAAATGATAAAGGAGTTTGAGAAATCGAGCTAATAACGAtgatgaatttttttttttttttcttgaaagcTTTTCATGTATTTGATATATAGGTAAaaatacatgtgtgtgtgtgttcttttataattatataagtataggccatattaatgcaatttgtaGCACATAAGCCACAAATTCgacacaaaacacaacaaacgcgaaaagtttttttttttaactcctTTCTCATGCAACCAATCGATCGACATGAAAATAATGATAGAAATCTAGCATTAAGTACTATAAATTTGATGTATAATcaaatatacatgtatatgtatttatatgtatatgaatgtttcaagtatacatatatatatatatatattgcgtatacgcagaTATGGGGGGTCATAGGCATTAAATATGCGCGCGCAAACTAAGCATAATTAAGTATATAcgttttaattgttaaactcaaagcagaatatatatatatatatagaatatatatgtctaagctaaattttataaactatttgtgtattgtatatgtatatctata of Drosophila innubila isolate TH190305 chromosome X, UK_Dinn_1.0, whole genome shotgun sequence contains these proteins:
- the LOC117793674 gene encoding protein sidekick, whose product is MKQRQRRSLASSSLRRVNKKPAAEKRRITTTAWLKMLLPSLQTSTALLVLVLGFAAFSLDSCSCYADAISQQQQAPQQQQQQAPRFTTHPSSSGSIVSEGRTKILQCLALGSPQPTYRWLKDGIPVADYSSSQFYRIHITRREDAGSYQCIARNDAGSILSEKSDVVVAYMGNFENTTEGRLTVVSGHPAIFDMPVIDSIPKPSVDWQTVEGPLNYDIKYAITHSNQLIILSADENDSKAYRARAMNTQLGKEEMSAFVHLKVTGDPYVEVAPEIIVPPQDLKLKRGESFAELQCIANARPLHELEMIWLKDGIAVENAGIAHTLNDPWNRTLVLQQANSSHAGEYSCQVRLRSGGYQTVTATAQVIVLEPPLFSNPMRAETFGDFGGQVSLPCDVGGDPMPKIQWFRNAERIETQLQSGGYELKADNTLIIKKLTLNDEGMFQCLASNEAGEKSASTWLRVKSKSTSLQPRVKRLAQPRILRVRASHVGMGSGSGSGSGTGSQSGSRTGMQPGQGMGTVYKRKEFRFASAPVMEHPPQNVTALDGKDATISCRAVGAPNPNITWIYNETQLVEISSRVQILESGDLLISNIRSSDAGLYICVRANEAGSVKGEAFLGVLVRTQIIQPPVDTTVLLGLTATLQCKVSSDPSVPYKIDWYRKGQTAPISNSQRIGVQADGQLEIQAVRASDVGGYECVVTSPGGNETRSARLSVIELPFPPSNVKVERLAEPQQRSINVSWTPGFDGNSPISKFIIQRREVSELGPVPDPLLNWITELSNVSADQRWILLENLKAATVYQFRVSAVNRVGEGSPSEPSNVVELPQEAPSGPPVGFVGSARSMSEIITQWQPPLEEQRNGQILGYILRYRLFGYNNVPWSYQNITNEAQRNFLIQELITWKDYIVQIAAYNNMGVGVYTEGAKIKTKEGIPEAPPTNVRVLALNSTAAQISWTPPNPQQINGINQGYKIQAWQQQHIDGEPRDVEKRMMTVPPSLIDPLAEQTTILNGLDKFAEYNISVLCFTDPGDGVPSQQVPVKTNEDVPDEITALHFDDVSDRAVTVLWAPPRHANGLLTGYTVRYQVRDRPETMKSINLTAEDTQLTVNQLQATTHYWFEICAWTRVGSGIPKTATIQSGVEPVLPHAPTSLALSNIEAFSVVLQFTPGFDGNSSITKWKVEAQTARNMTWFTICEISDPDAETLTVTGLMPFTQYRLRLSATNVVGSSRPSEATKDFQTIQARPMHAPFNVTVRAMSAQQLRVRWIPLQQTEWFGNPRGYNISYRQMERIAGTIKSAPRSVFIDDHTANSHVLESLEEWTLFEVLMFACNDVGCSRASNPAEERTREATPSYGPLDVQANATSSTTVVVRWGEVPRQHRNGQIEGFKVFYAATDRPNAAPVLHKTIPNNSSFTTTLTELQKYVVYHVQVLAYTRLGDGALSTPPIRVQTFEDTPGAPSNVSFPDVTFSMARIIWDVPEDPNGDINAYQVTYTLNGSANLNYSREFPHTDRTFRATNLLPERYYSFSVTAQTHLGWGKTATVLVYTTNNRDRPQAPSVPQVSRSQIQAHQITFSWTPGRDGFAPLRYYTVQMRENEGPWQPLRERVDPSLSSYTALGLRPHTTYQFRIQATNDLGPSAFSRESIVVRTLPAAPAVGVGGLKVVPITTTSVRVHWNALETGMWNGDAATGGYRILYQQLSDFPTALQSTPKTDVMGINVNSVVLSDLQQDRNYEIVVLPFNSQGPGPATPPAAVYVGEAVPTGEPRAVDAAPISSTEVRLRWKPPKQSMQNGDILGYKIFYLVTYSPQALEVGRKWEEEIEVVSATATSHSLVFLDKYTEYRIQLLAFNPAGDGPRSAPVTVKTLQGVPSAPLNLRFSDITMQSLEVTWDPPKFLNGEILGYLVTYETTEENEKFSKQVKQKVSNTTLRVQNLEEEVTYTFTVRAQTIDYGPAVSENVTTGPQDGSPVAPRDLILSKTLSSVEMHWINGPSGRGPILGYLIEAKKRDDSRWTKIEQTKKGTMQDFTVSYHILMPSTAYTFRVIAYNRYGISFPVYSKDSILTPSKLHLEYGYLQHKPFYRQTWFMVSLAATSIVIIVMVIAVLCVKSKSYKYKQEAQKTLEESMAMSIDERQELALELYRSRHGVGTGTLNSVGTLRSGTLGTLGRKSTNRPPTNLQLGKSPPRPSPASVAYHSDEESLKCYDENPDDSSVTEKPSEVSSSEASQHSESENESVRSDPHSFVNHYANVNDSLRQSWKKTKPVRNYSSYTDSEPEGSAVMSLNGGQIIVNNMARSRAPLPGFSSFV